The following are encoded together in the Streptomyces tsukubensis genome:
- a CDS encoding ABC transporter substrate-binding protein, whose translation MRKLIRSASLGLAATITLSGCGAKVTSDAKAAKSRSVTVANCGEKVTYDRRPERVVTNDVGITELMFALGLEDHMAGYVMPADKGSLDGLPYRAAYDRAKWLSKDRITKETALDARADLVFAGWNYGFNENALTPDDLHKEGMDTYLLTESCHNARTSTSRGIMPPLDALYTDLENLGRIFGVEKRAQKLIKQYRATVADVHAKAPKSADRPSVFLYDSGQDQPFTSGRYAAPEQIISEAGGSNLLHDLKDSWTTVGWETVVKRNPDVIVINDYGSTSAEQKKEFLLSYPPLRNVSAIKHKRIYTLDYADLVESPRNPSAIKRLGAYLRRVTGGS comes from the coding sequence GTGCGCAAGCTCATCCGTTCCGCCTCGCTCGGTCTCGCCGCGACTATCACGCTGAGCGGCTGCGGCGCGAAGGTCACGTCCGACGCGAAGGCCGCCAAGTCGCGGTCGGTGACCGTCGCCAACTGCGGCGAGAAGGTCACGTACGACAGACGCCCCGAGCGGGTGGTGACCAACGATGTCGGCATCACCGAGCTCATGTTCGCGCTCGGCCTTGAGGACCACATGGCCGGCTACGTCATGCCCGCTGACAAGGGCTCCCTCGACGGCCTGCCGTACAGGGCCGCGTACGACAGGGCGAAGTGGCTCTCCAAGGACCGCATCACCAAGGAGACAGCCCTGGACGCACGCGCCGACCTCGTCTTCGCCGGCTGGAACTACGGCTTCAACGAGAACGCGCTGACACCGGACGACCTGCACAAGGAGGGCATGGACACCTACCTGCTCACCGAGTCCTGCCACAATGCCCGCACGAGCACCTCACGCGGCATCATGCCGCCGCTCGACGCGCTCTACACGGACCTGGAGAACCTCGGCCGGATCTTCGGTGTCGAGAAACGCGCACAGAAACTGATCAAGCAGTACAGGGCGACGGTCGCAGACGTCCACGCGAAGGCTCCCAAGAGCGCCGACCGGCCCTCGGTCTTCCTCTACGACAGTGGCCAGGACCAGCCCTTCACCTCCGGCCGCTACGCAGCGCCCGAACAGATCATCAGCGAGGCCGGCGGCTCCAACCTGCTGCACGACCTCAAGGACTCGTGGACGACGGTCGGCTGGGAGACGGTCGTGAAGCGGAATCCGGACGTCATCGTCATCAACGACTACGGTTCGACGAGCGCGGAGCAGAAGAAGGAGTTCCTGCTCTCCTACCCACCGCTGCGGAACGTCTCCGCGATCAAGCACAAGCGGATCTACACGCTCGACTACGCCGACCTCGTCGAGAGCCCGCGCAACCCGTCGGCGATCAAGCGACTCGGCGCGTACCTGCGCCGGGTCACAGGCGGTTCCTGA
- a CDS encoding urease accessory protein UreF has product MHTSSLLLALLGDARLPSGGHTQSAGLEPALRAGTTSAEIPCYLRTRLRTVTRVEAGTAVVARAVAAGGGDLGEVEAAWAARTPSQALRANGRRMGRGYLRVLQRLWPGPLDARARTWSRPVVLGLLAHRAAMNPTDLARLVGYDDAQTGAAALLKLEPQDPLLITAWVNGLLPDIDEMAGQVAHLHTPEEIPAHGAPLIERWAETHDTTTERLFSA; this is encoded by the coding sequence GTGCACACCTCTTCACTTCTGCTCGCCCTGCTGGGAGACGCCCGGCTCCCGTCCGGTGGACACACACAGTCCGCCGGTCTTGAGCCCGCCCTGCGAGCCGGCACGACATCGGCCGAGATTCCCTGCTACCTGCGCACCCGGCTCCGCACGGTCACCCGTGTCGAGGCCGGAACCGCCGTCGTCGCACGCGCGGTGGCAGCCGGCGGCGGCGACCTCGGCGAGGTCGAGGCCGCCTGGGCCGCCCGGACCCCCAGCCAGGCACTGAGGGCCAACGGGCGGCGCATGGGCCGCGGGTACCTGCGCGTCCTGCAGCGGCTCTGGCCCGGCCCCCTCGACGCTCGCGCACGGACCTGGTCCCGGCCGGTCGTGCTGGGCCTGCTCGCCCACCGTGCCGCGATGAACCCCACCGACCTGGCCCGCCTGGTCGGCTACGACGACGCCCAGACCGGGGCGGCAGCCCTGCTCAAACTGGAGCCGCAAGACCCGCTGCTCATCACCGCGTGGGTGAACGGCCTGCTGCCGGACATCGACGAGATGGCCGGTCAAGTCGCCCACCTGCACACCCCCGAAGAGATCCCGGCCCACGGCGCCCCTCTCATCGAGCGCTGGGCCGAGACCCACGACACCACCACAGAAAGACTCTTCAGTGCCTGA
- the ureA gene encoding urease subunit gamma: MHLIPSEQEKLLLSVAGMLASYRKERGIKLNYPEAVAYISCWVIEEARAGNYTVDQMMSDAGFPLEDRRDGDTQGLGESVLLRADVMEGVPEMLDILQVEATFPDGRKLVTLYNPIRGPKPVTRPGPKPVTRPGPKPVTKPVPSS, from the coding sequence ATGCACCTGATTCCCTCCGAGCAGGAGAAGCTGCTGCTGAGTGTGGCCGGGATGCTCGCCAGCTACCGCAAGGAGCGCGGCATCAAGCTGAACTATCCGGAGGCCGTGGCCTACATCAGCTGCTGGGTCATCGAGGAAGCCCGTGCGGGCAACTACACCGTCGACCAGATGATGAGCGATGCCGGTTTTCCCCTGGAAGACCGGCGGGACGGCGACACCCAGGGCTTGGGGGAGAGCGTTCTCCTGCGTGCTGACGTGATGGAGGGCGTGCCCGAGATGCTCGACATCCTCCAGGTCGAGGCGACATTCCCTGACGGCCGCAAGCTGGTCACCCTCTACAACCCGATCCGCGGCCCGAAGCCCGTCACTAGGCCCGGCCCGAAGCCCGTCACAAGGCCCGGCCCGAAACCGGTCACGAAGCCCGTTCCGAGCAGCTGA
- a CDS encoding SIS domain-containing protein, which yields MSSGVPVYGYSYEQGRAAQLTALREVIDHLPARLEEWRPRWRRVLLAGIGASNAALASPAHALRAAGIDAARTDCSDYPLAAGSPDAVLALSQSGRSRETADLVARFGAAGVPTVALTNAAWSPLRETAATTVSVGDYPDSRVSTVGFVVTYAALGMLADVLADGHVDPGWARVPHAVEETLADSAEPLAKFAAGPLAEGSVDIVASAPQLTTAEAVALLFREGPLVPASAYGTRTYLHGPMDVASPNTSHVLVGGSRELALAEQLLQQPTSVLTVTDGTEPVPVGVTPVTVPTGLTPPQRALVEVCVLQELVARTARARGNPVDDTAFTRQDTKIGALTEL from the coding sequence ATGAGCAGCGGCGTCCCCGTGTACGGATACAGCTACGAACAGGGCCGCGCCGCCCAACTCACCGCACTGCGCGAGGTGATCGACCATCTCCCCGCACGCCTGGAGGAATGGCGGCCCCGCTGGCGCCGCGTGCTGCTCGCCGGGATCGGCGCGAGCAACGCGGCGCTCGCCTCACCGGCTCACGCCCTGCGGGCCGCGGGCATCGACGCGGCCCGTACCGACTGCTCCGACTACCCGCTGGCCGCCGGGAGCCCCGACGCCGTCCTGGCACTCTCGCAGAGCGGTCGCAGCAGGGAGACCGCCGACCTGGTCGCACGGTTCGGCGCCGCCGGAGTGCCCACGGTCGCGCTGACGAACGCCGCGTGGAGCCCACTGCGTGAGACGGCCGCCACTACGGTGTCCGTCGGTGACTATCCCGACAGCCGTGTCTCGACCGTCGGATTCGTCGTGACCTACGCGGCCCTGGGCATGCTCGCCGACGTCCTCGCCGACGGCCACGTCGACCCGGGCTGGGCCCGGGTCCCGCACGCCGTCGAGGAGACACTGGCCGACTCCGCGGAGCCGCTCGCGAAGTTCGCCGCCGGTCCCCTCGCCGAAGGTTCCGTGGACATCGTGGCCTCCGCACCCCAGCTCACCACCGCGGAAGCCGTGGCACTCCTGTTCCGTGAAGGCCCGCTCGTGCCGGCCAGCGCCTACGGCACCCGGACCTACCTGCACGGACCGATGGACGTCGCGAGCCCGAACACCAGCCACGTGCTGGTCGGCGGCTCCCGCGAACTCGCACTCGCCGAGCAACTCCTCCAGCAGCCCACCTCCGTGCTCACCGTCACCGACGGAACAGAACCGGTGCCGGTCGGCGTCACCCCGGTGACAGTACCGACAGGACTCACACCACCACAGCGCGCACTGGTCGAGGTCTGCGTACTCCAGGAACTGGTCGCCCGGACCGCCCGAGCCCGCGGCAACCCTGTGGACGACACCGCGTTCACCCGGCAGGACACGAAAATCGGGGCACTCACCGAGCTGTGA
- a CDS encoding urease accessory protein UreD, whose translation MDHDADGARVGLIATRALLLSGDDVHIEVDVAPGAWLDIVEATGTVAYEGDARSSWTMHADVGDGAVLTWAGKPFVVSDEIATHRATHIRLHGTAKALIQEKLVLGRAGQTGGDLSTSLDARDDTGPLQVEYLDLGRQARHMPGVFGNLRSMDTVTALGWTPEPFGTPDAGSTGPGETYFPLNRSGAVLRWMGIGRFCDELCDPTFAAWHEDAMHDYRRRRTAERLRRETEPGHGEDGHGPATTTTTPANCPPYR comes from the coding sequence ATGGACCACGACGCCGACGGAGCCAGGGTGGGCCTGATCGCCACCCGGGCGCTGCTGCTCTCCGGGGACGACGTCCACATCGAGGTGGACGTCGCTCCCGGCGCCTGGCTCGACATCGTGGAGGCAACCGGCACGGTCGCCTACGAAGGCGACGCCCGGTCGTCCTGGACCATGCACGCCGACGTCGGCGACGGAGCCGTCCTGACCTGGGCGGGCAAGCCGTTCGTGGTCTCGGACGAGATCGCCACCCACCGCGCCACGCACATCCGGCTGCACGGCACCGCCAAGGCGCTGATACAGGAGAAGCTCGTGCTGGGCCGCGCCGGGCAGACGGGCGGGGATCTGTCCACGTCCCTGGACGCCCGCGACGACACCGGGCCGCTGCAGGTGGAATACCTGGACCTGGGACGGCAGGCCCGTCACATGCCAGGCGTCTTCGGAAACCTGCGCTCCATGGACACGGTCACCGCCCTGGGATGGACACCCGAGCCGTTCGGTACGCCGGACGCGGGCAGCACCGGACCCGGAGAGACCTACTTTCCCCTGAACCGGTCCGGGGCCGTGCTGCGGTGGATGGGAATCGGCCGGTTCTGTGACGAGCTGTGCGATCCCACCTTCGCCGCATGGCACGAGGACGCCATGCACGATTACCGGCGCCGACGCACGGCGGAGCGGCTGCGCCGTGAAACGGAGCCCGGCCACGGAGAGGACGGTCACGGCCCGGCCACGACCACCACCACGCCCGCGAACTGCCCTCCGTACCGCTGA
- a CDS encoding FecCD family ABC transporter permease, producing MPRTAARPSATAAPRGRVPTASLAVGLTLVLAVSLACGVTLGATGLGRGQVLRLMWAGLSGGRLGSDDAGAYTIVWEIRFPRVVLAAVVGAGLAAVGVGVQALVRNALADPFVLGISSGAAVGANAVILFGALAGLGVWALSFSAFVSALAATVIVYAVARSPLGLSPLRLVLTGTALAYGFQAVTTVMVFGAERGEAARAAMMWLLGSLGGATWSKIPPAATTVLAGWVWLRLRAGALDALSMGDETAATLGVPPDRLRRELFVVTAAVTGTVVAVSGAIGFVGLMVPHLVRMLVGASHKRVLAVAPLAGAVLLVWADVLSRVLLAPTELPVGVVTAALGVPAFLLLMRRGGHALTGR from the coding sequence TTGCCCCGCACCGCCGCTCGCCCTTCCGCCACAGCCGCTCCGCGTGGACGCGTACCCACCGCGTCCCTGGCCGTCGGACTCACGCTCGTGCTGGCCGTCTCGCTGGCCTGCGGGGTCACGCTCGGAGCGACGGGGCTCGGCCGGGGGCAGGTGCTGAGGCTCATGTGGGCCGGGCTGAGCGGTGGACGTCTGGGCAGCGACGACGCGGGGGCCTACACCATCGTGTGGGAGATCCGTTTTCCACGTGTCGTGCTGGCCGCCGTGGTCGGCGCGGGGCTCGCCGCGGTCGGCGTCGGGGTACAGGCGTTGGTGCGTAACGCCCTGGCCGATCCCTTCGTGCTCGGTATCTCCTCCGGCGCCGCCGTCGGCGCCAACGCGGTGATCCTGTTCGGCGCGCTCGCCGGTCTCGGCGTCTGGGCCCTCTCCTTCTCCGCCTTTGTTTCCGCGCTCGCCGCGACCGTCATCGTGTACGCGGTGGCCCGCTCCCCCCTCGGGCTCAGCCCGCTGCGGCTCGTTCTGACCGGTACGGCGCTCGCCTACGGCTTCCAGGCCGTCACGACCGTCATGGTCTTCGGCGCCGAGCGGGGCGAGGCGGCCCGCGCGGCGATGATGTGGCTGCTGGGCAGTCTGGGCGGGGCTACCTGGTCGAAGATTCCGCCGGCGGCCACGACGGTGCTGGCGGGCTGGGTGTGGCTCAGGCTGCGGGCCGGCGCGCTTGACGCGCTCTCGATGGGCGACGAGACGGCGGCGACCCTCGGCGTGCCGCCCGACCGGCTGCGGCGTGAGCTGTTCGTCGTGACCGCGGCCGTGACGGGCACGGTGGTCGCCGTGAGCGGGGCGATCGGTTTCGTCGGGCTGATGGTCCCGCACCTCGTACGCATGCTCGTGGGCGCGTCCCACAAGCGGGTGCTCGCGGTCGCGCCACTCGCCGGGGCGGTCCTGCTCGTATGGGCCGACGTACTGTCGCGGGTGCTGCTCGCACCGACGGAACTTCCCGTCGGCGTGGTCACGGCCGCCCTCGGCGTGCCCGCGTTCCTGCTGCTCATGCGGCGCGGGGGCCACGCGCTGACAGGGCGTTGA
- a CDS encoding ABC transporter substrate-binding protein encodes MSFTDIFVRPFVRGRPLRRGERILGRWIAGFVALVLVGAAAGIVVPILTRSDCQDGLVEKEGECVGLVDASTEVPVFRPGEKGPDKEFARLIKRIAMENERVRDVWEHPKGEADKKPYVKIAMLLPFNTSRSGAMTAPLVEHSLAGAYAAQRNANTTSSGVNFQLLLGNVGTNLNLWQPAVDAATKLTGSGKNKDADSPLVGVMGLPNSEKDTQDTASALSAKNIPAVSGVLSSPNIKARTLFKTAPNNRNSVTALDRYLKKRPGNGKGFLVWDSRAEDDYVTNTKAEILASFGTKYQLTVRDKSYVGTMGPYEGAPAAMAPAASSLCESGADTVFVAGRDWDLPELVDAIAKDADCQAREDRGTKPIRILRVSTGLTSRLTGTGMRKAMEEANVVTLSAAPTDIPSWRLGQDAPGQFQTFATTIAKDAGLRGAALDDGYAIMHYDASRVLMKAVTQFRNDEGNKGQLPSKYDVNSNISNMKVGADGDCGDCVRGASGDFGYTSGNDNWPVCKSVPVIEYPRPKGYSPPKAYRTSPGEGASCPG; translated from the coding sequence GTGAGCTTCACTGACATTTTCGTCCGCCCCTTCGTCAGGGGGCGCCCGCTCAGGCGCGGCGAGAGGATCCTGGGTCGGTGGATCGCGGGTTTCGTGGCCCTCGTCCTCGTGGGCGCCGCGGCGGGGATCGTCGTGCCGATCCTCACCAGGAGCGACTGCCAGGACGGGCTCGTGGAGAAAGAGGGAGAGTGCGTCGGGCTCGTGGACGCGTCGACCGAGGTGCCGGTCTTCCGGCCGGGCGAGAAGGGGCCTGACAAGGAGTTCGCCCGGCTGATCAAGCGCATCGCCATGGAGAACGAACGGGTGCGGGACGTCTGGGAGCACCCGAAGGGTGAAGCCGACAAGAAGCCGTACGTGAAAATCGCCATGCTGCTGCCGTTCAACACCTCCAGGTCCGGGGCGATGACCGCCCCGCTCGTCGAGCACAGCCTGGCGGGCGCCTATGCCGCGCAGCGCAACGCCAACACGACCAGCAGCGGCGTCAACTTCCAGTTGCTGCTCGGCAACGTCGGCACCAACCTGAACCTGTGGCAACCGGCGGTGGACGCCGCGACGAAGCTCACCGGCAGTGGCAAGAACAAAGACGCTGACTCGCCACTGGTGGGCGTGATGGGGCTGCCCAACAGCGAGAAGGACACGCAGGACACGGCGAGCGCGCTGTCCGCCAAGAACATACCGGCGGTCAGCGGTGTCCTCAGCTCTCCCAACATCAAGGCCAGGACACTCTTCAAGACGGCCCCCAACAACCGCAACTCCGTCACGGCCCTTGACCGTTACCTCAAGAAGAGACCGGGCAACGGCAAGGGCTTTCTCGTCTGGGACTCCCGCGCCGAGGACGACTACGTCACCAACACCAAGGCGGAGATCCTGGCGAGCTTCGGCACGAAGTACCAGCTGACGGTCAGGGACAAGTCGTACGTCGGGACCATGGGCCCCTACGAGGGAGCGCCCGCCGCCATGGCACCTGCCGCATCCAGTCTGTGCGAGTCGGGCGCGGACACGGTGTTCGTGGCGGGCCGGGACTGGGACCTGCCGGAGCTGGTTGACGCCATCGCCAAGGACGCCGACTGTCAGGCCCGCGAGGACAGAGGCACCAAACCCATCCGGATCCTCCGGGTCTCCACAGGGCTCACCTCGCGACTCACCGGCACGGGTATGCGCAAGGCGATGGAGGAGGCCAACGTCGTCACGCTCAGCGCGGCGCCCACGGACATCCCTTCGTGGCGCCTGGGCCAAGACGCCCCCGGACAGTTCCAGACCTTCGCCACCACCATCGCCAAGGACGCCGGCCTCAGGGGCGCCGCCCTGGACGACGGCTACGCGATCATGCACTACGACGCCTCCCGGGTTCTGATGAAGGCTGTCACCCAGTTCAGGAATGATGAAGGCAACAAGGGCCAACTGCCCTCCAAGTACGACGTCAACAGCAACATCAGCAACATGAAGGTGGGGGCCGACGGCGACTGCGGGGACTGCGTGCGGGGCGCGAGCGGCGATTTCGGCTACACCTCGGGGAACGACAATTGGCCCGTCTGCAAGTCCGTCCCGGTCATCGAGTACCCGCGGCCGAAGGGGTACAGCCCGCCGAAGGCGTACCGGACCAGTCCTGGCGAGGGAGCCTCCTGCCCGGGGTGA
- a CDS encoding urease subunit beta — protein sequence MPYFQPLSTTSEPRLYAVSQPVPGPPGPGLRLEVPLPKPSSLDPGTVHAFSDYEVGGVWVKDPDANHELNSRGAKAVLYVLNVGDRDIQIGSHIHLADVNENLLFFTDKNAAAQAEQALTDQQLTRPEQIAEARRFAHDRSKTPGRAPWGFRLDVAPGDSKRFSPENTPSDRIEAVEMGGDRRVPGLRKNKPAGDVDLD from the coding sequence ATGCCCTACTTCCAGCCGCTGTCCACGACGTCTGAGCCGCGCTTGTACGCGGTCAGCCAGCCTGTTCCCGGGCCGCCCGGTCCTGGCCTGAGGCTCGAAGTGCCTCTGCCCAAGCCCTCCTCCCTGGATCCGGGCACGGTCCACGCCTTTTCCGACTACGAGGTGGGAGGAGTCTGGGTCAAGGATCCGGACGCGAACCACGAGCTCAACTCCCGGGGCGCAAAGGCCGTTCTCTACGTGCTCAACGTAGGTGACCGCGACATCCAGATCGGTTCGCACATCCATCTGGCCGACGTCAACGAGAACCTGTTGTTCTTCACTGACAAGAACGCCGCCGCTCAGGCGGAGCAGGCCCTGACGGACCAACAGCTCACGCGGCCCGAGCAGATCGCCGAGGCCCGTCGGTTCGCGCACGACCGGTCGAAGACGCCAGGAAGGGCCCCCTGGGGGTTCCGTCTCGATGTGGCTCCGGGGGATTCGAAGCGGTTCAGCCCCGAAAACACTCCCAGCGACAGGATCGAGGCCGTGGAGATGGGCGGGGACCGTCGCGTTCCTGGCCTGCGCAAGAACAAGCCGGCCGGCGACGTCGACCTCGACTGA
- a CDS encoding ABC transporter ATP-binding protein yields MRLDVEGVSVEVAGTRLVDEVTLDVPAGAFVGLVGPNGSGKSTLLRCVYRARRPDAGVVRVESEDVHRLPPRAAARLLAALPQESTADFDFTVTEVVAMGRLPHRGRTAARDARICEQALERAGVAHLAARGFLSLSGGEKQRVLIARALTQEPRVLVLDEPTNHLDIAHQLDVLRRVRTSGPTVLAALHDLNLAAAHCDRLHVLHGGRVVASGPPDEVLSPGLLAGVFNVRAHRVRHPDTGATQFLFDPLTP; encoded by the coding sequence GTGCGGCTCGACGTCGAAGGTGTTTCGGTCGAAGTGGCCGGCACACGGCTCGTCGACGAGGTCACTCTCGACGTGCCCGCCGGTGCCTTCGTGGGCCTCGTCGGCCCCAACGGCAGCGGGAAGTCGACGTTGCTGCGGTGCGTCTACCGGGCGCGACGGCCCGACGCAGGAGTCGTCCGGGTCGAGAGCGAGGACGTGCACCGCCTGCCGCCCCGGGCCGCGGCGCGGCTGCTCGCCGCGCTACCGCAGGAGTCGACGGCCGACTTCGACTTCACGGTCACCGAGGTCGTCGCGATGGGCCGCCTGCCGCACCGCGGGCGGACCGCCGCGCGCGACGCGCGGATCTGTGAGCAGGCCCTGGAGCGGGCCGGAGTGGCGCACCTCGCCGCGCGCGGCTTCCTGTCGCTGTCCGGCGGCGAGAAACAGCGGGTACTCATCGCCCGCGCGCTCACCCAGGAACCACGCGTCCTGGTCCTCGACGAGCCGACCAACCACCTCGACATCGCCCACCAGCTCGACGTCCTGCGGCGGGTCCGTACCAGCGGTCCGACCGTGCTCGCGGCCCTGCACGACCTCAACCTCGCCGCGGCCCACTGCGACCGGCTGCACGTCCTGCACGGCGGCCGGGTCGTCGCCTCCGGGCCCCCGGACGAGGTCCTCTCCCCCGGGCTTCTCGCCGGTGTCTTCAACGTCCGGGCACACCGGGTGCGCCACCCCGACACCGGCGCCACCCAGTTCCTCTTCGATCCACTGACCCCCTGA
- the ureC gene encoding urease subunit alpha yields the protein MAIITRGNYAKSYGPTVGDQIRLGDTNLWIEVTHDLTFGGDEAVFGGGKTIRESMLQSTTTSTEGAPDTVITNVVVLDTAPAQDLASLVPGESAGKNAIVRADIGIKDGRIAAIGKAGNSDVMAGVTPGLEIGPATDVISGEGKILTAGAIDTHVHYISPSAVMEAVATGTTTLVGGGVGPSEGSKATTVTPGPRHLVNLHRSFDDLPVNVMLLGKGNTVSEDGLDEQALAGAGGYKIHEDWGATPAALDAALKAGEKWGVQVALHADSLNEVGFSETTLDAIDGRGIHVFHAEGAGGGHAPDILKVAAEENVLPASTNPTLPYTVNTVAEHIDMLASAHHLDLANPNDQAFADSRIRSTTMFAEDVLHDMGAMSITSSDAQAMGRVGEVVTRTWQVAHVMKEWSHKTFNGNANFFYGDEQGEGDNARALRYVAKYTINPAIAHGIDDHVGSVKVEKLADLVLWDPRFFAVRPEVVIKGGAMVLGNLGDPNGSVSTPQPTFLRPAMAHAIASRVSYAFVSDKALNPPAGADPYSTVKGKGVFKDSLKATLGLRRELKGAKPVKDVMKKNMVFNDKCFKIDINPTEFTIAVEIPGVDPELGHRLTEHTDLKGFWYLDQPNPPQNLPLTQRYLLF from the coding sequence ATGGCGATCATCACCCGCGGGAACTACGCGAAGTCCTACGGCCCGACCGTGGGCGACCAGATCCGCCTGGGCGACACCAACCTCTGGATCGAGGTCACCCACGACCTGACGTTCGGCGGCGACGAGGCGGTCTTCGGTGGCGGCAAGACCATCCGCGAGTCGATGCTGCAGTCCACCACCACCAGTACGGAGGGCGCACCTGACACCGTCATCACCAACGTGGTCGTCCTGGACACCGCCCCCGCCCAGGACCTGGCAAGCCTCGTCCCGGGTGAGAGTGCCGGCAAGAACGCCATCGTGCGTGCTGACATCGGCATCAAGGACGGCAGGATCGCCGCGATCGGCAAGGCCGGCAACAGCGACGTCATGGCTGGAGTCACCCCCGGGCTGGAGATCGGACCAGCCACGGACGTGATCTCCGGCGAGGGCAAGATCCTCACAGCCGGGGCCATCGACACCCACGTGCACTACATCTCCCCGTCCGCCGTCATGGAGGCTGTCGCTACGGGGACCACCACCCTGGTAGGCGGCGGCGTGGGTCCTTCCGAGGGCTCCAAGGCGACCACCGTGACCCCCGGCCCGCGGCACCTGGTGAACCTGCACCGCAGCTTCGACGACCTGCCGGTCAACGTCATGCTGCTGGGCAAGGGCAACACCGTCAGCGAGGACGGCCTGGACGAGCAGGCGCTGGCGGGTGCCGGAGGCTACAAGATCCACGAGGACTGGGGAGCCACCCCGGCAGCTCTGGACGCCGCTTTGAAGGCCGGTGAGAAGTGGGGCGTGCAGGTCGCCCTGCACGCCGACTCCCTCAACGAGGTCGGCTTCAGCGAGACCACTCTCGACGCCATCGACGGACGCGGCATCCACGTCTTCCACGCGGAGGGCGCCGGTGGCGGGCACGCCCCCGACATCCTGAAGGTGGCCGCCGAGGAAAACGTCCTGCCCGCTTCGACGAACCCGACACTGCCGTACACGGTGAACACCGTGGCCGAGCACATCGACATGCTGGCCTCCGCCCACCACCTGGACCTGGCCAACCCGAACGACCAGGCGTTCGCCGACTCCCGTATCCGTTCCACGACCATGTTCGCCGAAGACGTACTGCACGACATGGGCGCGATGTCCATCACCTCCTCCGACGCCCAGGCCATGGGGCGCGTCGGCGAGGTCGTGACCCGCACCTGGCAGGTCGCACACGTCATGAAGGAGTGGAGCCACAAGACCTTCAACGGAAACGCGAACTTCTTCTACGGGGACGAGCAGGGGGAGGGCGACAACGCCCGTGCTCTGCGCTACGTGGCCAAGTACACGATCAACCCCGCCATCGCCCACGGCATCGACGACCACGTCGGCTCGGTGAAGGTGGAGAAGCTGGCCGACCTCGTGCTGTGGGACCCGCGGTTCTTCGCCGTACGGCCCGAGGTGGTCATCAAGGGCGGCGCCATGGTGCTCGGCAACCTGGGAGACCCGAACGGTTCGGTGTCCACCCCGCAGCCCACCTTCCTGCGTCCGGCGATGGCCCACGCGATCGCCTCCCGGGTGTCCTACGCGTTCGTCTCGGACAAAGCCCTCAACCCGCCCGCCGGCGCTGACCCGTACAGCACGGTGAAAGGCAAGGGCGTGTTCAAGGACTCGCTGAAGGCCACCCTCGGGCTGCGGCGTGAGCTGAAGGGCGCCAAGCCGGTCAAGGACGTCATGAAGAAGAACATGGTCTTCAATGACAAGTGCTTCAAAATCGACATCAACCCAACCGAGTTCACGATCGCGGTGGAGATCCCTGGGGTCGATCCGGAGCTGGGCCACCGCCTCACGGAGCACACAGACCTCAAGGGGTTCTGGTACCTGGACCAGCCGAACCCGCCGCAGAACCTGCCCCTCACCCAGCGCTATCTGCTCTTCTGA
- the ureG gene encoding urease accessory protein UreG encodes MRLGVAGPVGTGKSSLIATLCQALSGELRLGVITNDIYTDEDARFLKSAGVLDPERIRPVETGACPHTAIRDDVTANLLAAEDLEADFGSLDLVIIESGGDNLTATFSPALVDAQLFVLDVAGGGDVVRKGGPGIARADLLVINKTDLGEHVGVDVERMAREGRAARAGGPVVALSRHDTASIRMLTGWVRETLAHYRTGHHTPVDPGPMAPHIHAGRTGQPHPHADGTTHAHDHAPAEAGQGT; translated from the coding sequence ATGCGCCTGGGCGTAGCCGGTCCCGTCGGCACCGGCAAGAGCTCGCTGATCGCGACGCTGTGCCAGGCCCTCTCCGGGGAACTGCGCCTGGGTGTCATCACGAACGACATCTACACCGACGAGGACGCGCGTTTCCTCAAGAGCGCCGGGGTGCTGGACCCCGAGCGGATCCGCCCGGTGGAGACGGGCGCGTGCCCGCACACGGCGATCCGCGACGACGTGACCGCCAACCTGCTGGCGGCCGAGGACCTGGAGGCCGACTTCGGCTCTCTGGACCTCGTCATCATCGAGTCCGGCGGCGACAACCTCACCGCGACCTTCTCCCCGGCGTTGGTCGACGCCCAACTGTTCGTCCTGGACGTCGCCGGCGGCGGTGACGTCGTACGCAAGGGCGGTCCTGGCATCGCCCGCGCCGACCTGCTCGTGATCAACAAGACCGACCTGGGCGAGCACGTGGGCGTGGACGTCGAGCGCATGGCACGCGAGGGCCGCGCCGCCCGCGCCGGTGGCCCGGTGGTCGCACTGTCCCGGCACGACACGGCGTCCATCCGGATGCTGACCGGCTGGGTCCGCGAGACCCTCGCCCACTACCGCACCGGCCACCACACCCCCGTCGACCCCGGCCCGATGGCCCCGCACATCCACGCCGGCCGGACCGGTCAGCCGCACCCCCACGCCGACGGCACCACCCACGCGCACGACCACGCTCCGGCGGAAGCCGGGCAAGGCACGTGA